A single Bacillus sp. OxB-1 DNA region contains:
- a CDS encoding dihydroorotate dehydrogenase electron transfer subunit, which translates to MIMQDRMTVTSQQRLAKAIFEIKLTGRLVGEIASPGQFVHIRVSDSFEPLLRRPISIASINREAEEMTLIYRAEGRGTSLLSQKRVGDEVDVLGPLGNGFSVDETAAGETAILIGGGIGVPPLYELSKQLTAKGVNCIHVLGFQSADVVFYEEEFNMLGETYIVTVDGSKGTKGFVTNVMTELPNDFATYYSCGPMPMLDAVQKMYEGKKGFLSFEQRMGCGIGACFACVCQTTEETDKAYIKVCSDGPVFPAGVVAI; encoded by the coding sequence ATGATTATGCAAGACCGAATGACGGTGACAAGCCAACAGCGATTGGCAAAAGCAATATTTGAAATAAAACTAACAGGAAGATTGGTCGGGGAAATTGCTTCCCCCGGCCAGTTTGTCCATATCCGCGTTTCGGATTCATTTGAACCGTTATTACGGCGTCCGATTTCTATCGCTTCGATCAATCGGGAAGCGGAGGAAATGACACTTATATACCGTGCTGAAGGAAGAGGGACATCATTGCTGTCACAAAAACGTGTCGGGGATGAAGTTGATGTGCTCGGTCCGCTCGGCAACGGTTTTTCTGTGGACGAAACCGCTGCGGGAGAAACGGCAATCTTGATTGGCGGAGGAATCGGAGTGCCGCCGTTATATGAATTGTCGAAGCAATTGACGGCAAAAGGCGTAAATTGTATTCATGTCCTCGGTTTTCAAAGTGCAGACGTTGTTTTTTATGAGGAAGAATTCAATATGCTGGGTGAAACTTACATCGTTACGGTTGATGGGTCTAAAGGGACGAAGGGCTTTGTGACGAATGTCATGACCGAGCTTCCCAATGACTTCGCTACGTATTATAGTTGCGGGCCAATGCCAATGCTGGATGCGGTGCAAAAAATGTACGAAGGCAAAAAAGGGTTCCTTTCATTTGAACAGCGGATGGGTTGCGGAATCGGTGCTTGTTTTGCTTGCGTATGTCAAACGACGGAAGAGACGGACAAGGCATATATCAAGGTATGCTCGGACGGTCCGGTCTTCCCGGCAGGGGTGGTGGCGATATGA
- a CDS encoding dihydroorotate dehydrogenase, with amino-acid sequence MNRLSVELPGMQLKNPIMPASGCFGFGKEYGQLYDLSKLGAIMIKATTLETRFGNPTPRVAETAAGMLNAIGLQNPGLHGVMENELPWLEQFDVPIIANVAGTETEDYVEVAKTISTAPNVQALELNISCPNVKCGGITFGTDPQQAHDLTAAVKQVSEVPVYVKLSPNVTDVKEIALAVEEAGADAITMINTLVGMRLDQKTGRPIIANLTGGLSGPAVKPVAIRMVYEVSQVVNIPIIGMGGVAEVEDVIDFLSAGASAVAIGTANFVNPFVCPEIIDQLPAKLDELGVDHISELVGRSHRL; translated from the coding sequence ATGAACAGATTATCAGTGGAATTGCCGGGGATGCAGTTGAAGAATCCGATCATGCCGGCTTCCGGATGCTTCGGTTTCGGGAAAGAATACGGCCAATTATATGATCTGTCGAAACTTGGCGCAATCATGATCAAGGCGACGACGCTCGAAACGAGATTCGGCAATCCGACGCCGCGTGTGGCGGAAACGGCGGCGGGCATGCTGAACGCCATCGGACTGCAAAACCCGGGCTTGCACGGAGTTATGGAAAACGAACTGCCGTGGCTGGAGCAATTCGATGTGCCGATCATCGCCAATGTTGCCGGAACGGAAACAGAGGATTATGTAGAAGTGGCCAAGACGATTTCCACCGCTCCGAATGTCCAAGCGTTGGAATTGAACATCTCTTGCCCGAATGTAAAATGCGGAGGGATTACGTTTGGTACGGATCCGCAGCAGGCGCATGATTTGACGGCTGCGGTAAAGCAAGTTTCCGAAGTGCCGGTCTATGTAAAACTGTCGCCTAATGTGACGGATGTAAAAGAAATTGCACTGGCGGTGGAAGAAGCCGGCGCGGACGCCATCACGATGATCAACACACTCGTCGGCATGCGATTGGACCAGAAGACAGGACGCCCGATCATCGCCAACTTGACAGGAGGCTTGTCGGGCCCAGCGGTCAAACCGGTCGCCATCCGGATGGTGTATGAAGTGAGCCAAGTCGTCAATATTCCGATCATCGGCATGGGGGGCGTGGCGGAAGTGGAAGATGTCATTGATTTCCTTTCAGCTGGAGCGAGTGCCGTGGCAATCGGAACGGCCAACTTCGTCAATCCTTTCGTCTGTCCGGAAATCATCGATCAATTGCCTGCGAAGTTGGATGAACTCGGCGTAGACCACATTTCGGAACTGGTGGGAAGGAGTCACCGACTATGA
- the pyrF gene encoding orotidine-5'-phosphate decarboxylase, with translation MKTSPIIALDFDSAEKTLAFLKAFEGDLNVKVGMELYYKEGPAIVAKLKEAGYGIFLDLKLHDIPNTVMSAMAVLAGMGVDLVNVHAAGGKRMMEAALEGLDKGTPAGSKRPSLIAVTQLTSTDERQVREEQLIGVPLKESVLHYAKLAKEAGLEGVVCSVHEAGAISDTCGPSFFKVTPGIRMADGGQHDQKRIATPDEAKKAGSTHIVVGRAITGAADPRTAYERVNALWKGTD, from the coding sequence ATGAAAACATCTCCGATTATTGCCCTCGATTTCGATTCCGCTGAAAAGACGTTAGCGTTTTTGAAGGCGTTTGAAGGCGACCTCAATGTAAAAGTAGGCATGGAACTGTATTACAAAGAGGGGCCTGCCATTGTGGCCAAGCTGAAAGAGGCAGGCTATGGCATCTTCCTTGATTTGAAACTGCATGATATTCCAAACACTGTCATGTCTGCGATGGCCGTGCTGGCCGGGATGGGCGTCGATCTCGTCAACGTCCATGCGGCTGGCGGAAAACGGATGATGGAAGCCGCGTTGGAAGGGCTAGATAAAGGGACGCCGGCAGGTTCGAAACGTCCATCGCTTATCGCAGTTACACAGCTGACCTCCACGGATGAACGTCAAGTCCGGGAAGAGCAATTGATCGGAGTCCCGCTGAAAGAATCGGTCCTGCATTATGCCAAGCTGGCAAAAGAGGCCGGGTTGGAAGGGGTCGTCTGCTCGGTACATGAAGCGGGGGCCATTTCAGATACTTGTGGTCCATCGTTCTTCAAGGTGACCCCGGGCATCCGGATGGCGGATGGCGGACAACATGATCAGAAACGGATTGCTACACCTGATGAGGCGAAAAAAGCCGGTTCGACTCATATCGTCGTCGGACGGGCCATCACGGGAGCGGCCGATCCGCGTACGGCTTACGAACGCGTCAATGCCTTATGGAAAGGGACGGATTGA
- the pyrE gene encoding orotate phosphoribosyltransferase — protein sequence MEKKDIAKILLNVGAVALSPQDPFTWASGIKSPIYCDNRLTMSDPVGRKQIAEGLANLVRENYPETTVIAGTATAGIPHAAWVADILGLPMVYIRSKAKGHGRSRQIEGKIADTDKAVIIEDLISTGGSSLNAAEALRSEGVEVTGIVSIFTYELQKADEAFASAGLTYNSLTDFGALTEAASESGAISEDSIGELLEWHGKLKQGLLQ from the coding sequence ATGGAAAAGAAAGATATAGCGAAAATTCTCTTGAATGTCGGGGCGGTGGCGTTAAGTCCCCAAGATCCATTCACTTGGGCTTCGGGAATCAAGTCTCCTATCTATTGTGATAATCGGTTGACGATGTCCGATCCGGTTGGCCGGAAACAGATTGCGGAAGGCCTGGCCAACCTTGTTCGAGAAAATTATCCGGAGACAACGGTCATTGCAGGAACGGCAACGGCCGGTATTCCGCATGCCGCATGGGTCGCCGATATTCTCGGATTGCCGATGGTATATATCCGTTCCAAAGCGAAAGGCCACGGACGCAGTCGGCAGATTGAAGGGAAAATCGCGGATACGGACAAAGCCGTCATTATTGAAGATTTGATTTCCACTGGCGGCAGCAGCTTGAATGCAGCCGAAGCCCTTCGTTCGGAAGGGGTCGAGGTGACAGGCATCGTATCGATTTTCACTTACGAACTGCAGAAGGCGGATGAAGCGTTTGCATCTGCTGGTTTGACGTACAACAGTTTGACAGATTTCGGTGCGTTGACCGAGGCTGCCTCGGAAAGCGGTGCCATCAGCGAGGATTCGATTGGAGAGTTGCTCGAATGGCATGGGAAATTGAAACAAGGATTATTGCAATAA
- a CDS encoding flagellar assembly protein A has translation MKKAVTVQANTVEEAIQQALDIIGLPVEQVHVEVITNPGRRLMGFRKVMAKVTVTELEAGPTDESYAELAAIVDDVLATDHSGGDNHRPTPIVQSAKSSFGVKLNDGELQFLFDEAQYPVLVPDDSVQLFVNGEQKKEKTVISPTDAVTVTLCDELIPPQYSIQLIEQEMIALLHFTPGKRVRRTLADTDWQAQLHIKAEEEIEYYNNVEPQEIVDELKELGIQQGLLFPAIKKVTAVNKSYELIVAKGTLPVEGTDGDLEVHIQYEEYDPDSEEKVDFREMNAIMNVREGQVIATHIPPVPGTEGRNLLGKPIPVKPVRDIHLRLGKNVKQVGQDIVAAVSGKPSLDWREKLVKIDVHHEFHHPGEVDLESGNIRFEGDVRIGGNVMPSMFVRATGTIYIGGTVTKATVHAIQSAFIRGNVLSSTISVGEQEVVISELVADLKHVVTMMEQIRMAIQQVLIIRGNEEGEINPSEVKRLIYLLMEKKYSRFEELNKRFIQNVKEHADHLTEEWTSIANRFYDAFVNPLKESLEGLAGFGMLIEDAQLLIEIYGAEASPQNELVLPYAINSTLFSNGNIKVTSKGVYHSSLKAKRDITIKGVCRGGEIIAENLITLQETGSETPVKTVVKTGRTGRIKIGLAYAGTEIQVGPRKHIFSKNGHSIVARLNGEDELVLY, from the coding sequence ATGAAGAAGGCGGTAACGGTTCAGGCGAATACGGTGGAAGAAGCTATTCAACAAGCATTGGATATTATTGGCCTGCCAGTCGAGCAAGTTCATGTGGAAGTGATTACGAATCCGGGGCGGCGGTTGATGGGGTTTCGTAAGGTGATGGCGAAAGTGACGGTCACGGAATTGGAAGCCGGCCCGACGGATGAGTCATATGCCGAATTGGCTGCCATCGTGGATGACGTGTTAGCCACCGATCACTCAGGTGGCGACAATCACCGCCCCACCCCGATCGTGCAGTCGGCTAAATCTTCATTCGGCGTGAAACTGAACGACGGCGAACTGCAATTTCTTTTCGATGAAGCACAGTATCCCGTCCTCGTTCCGGATGATTCCGTCCAGCTTTTCGTGAATGGGGAACAGAAGAAGGAGAAGACAGTCATTTCGCCGACGGATGCAGTCACTGTCACATTATGCGATGAACTCATCCCTCCGCAATATTCCATCCAACTGATCGAACAGGAGATGATTGCTCTCTTGCATTTTACGCCGGGGAAACGGGTTCGGCGTACGTTAGCCGACACTGATTGGCAGGCTCAATTACATATTAAAGCGGAGGAAGAGATCGAGTATTACAATAATGTGGAACCCCAAGAGATCGTAGATGAACTGAAGGAATTGGGCATCCAGCAGGGGCTTTTATTCCCGGCTATCAAAAAAGTGACAGCTGTGAATAAATCTTATGAACTCATCGTGGCGAAAGGTACCTTGCCCGTCGAAGGGACGGATGGAGATCTGGAGGTCCATATCCAATACGAGGAATACGATCCAGATAGCGAGGAGAAGGTCGATTTCCGTGAAATGAACGCCATCATGAATGTCCGGGAAGGGCAAGTCATCGCGACCCATATTCCGCCAGTTCCCGGAACGGAAGGCCGGAATCTGCTGGGGAAACCGATTCCCGTCAAGCCGGTCCGCGATATCCATCTGAGACTCGGAAAAAATGTCAAACAAGTGGGCCAAGATATTGTTGCGGCCGTTTCAGGGAAGCCGTCGCTGGATTGGCGAGAGAAGTTGGTGAAAATTGATGTCCATCACGAGTTCCATCACCCGGGAGAAGTCGATTTGGAGAGTGGGAACATTCGGTTTGAAGGGGATGTTCGAATCGGTGGAAATGTGATGCCGTCCATGTTTGTCAGAGCGACGGGGACGATTTATATCGGGGGGACTGTCACTAAAGCGACGGTCCATGCCATTCAATCCGCTTTTATCCGAGGAAATGTGCTCTCTTCCACAATCAGTGTCGGGGAACAGGAAGTCGTGATCAGTGAACTTGTCGCCGACTTGAAACATGTTGTAACGATGATGGAACAGATCCGGATGGCGATCCAACAAGTCTTGATTATCCGCGGGAATGAAGAGGGGGAGATAAACCCGTCCGAGGTAAAGCGTCTCATTTATTTATTGATGGAAAAGAAATACTCGCGCTTCGAGGAACTGAATAAGCGGTTCATCCAAAATGTCAAAGAGCATGCAGATCATTTGACGGAGGAATGGACGAGCATAGCAAATCGTTTCTATGATGCTTTCGTCAATCCGTTGAAAGAGAGTTTGGAAGGCTTGGCGGGATTCGGAATGCTGATCGAGGATGCACAACTGCTCATTGAAATTTATGGTGCCGAGGCTTCACCCCAAAATGAGCTAGTGCTTCCATATGCCATTAACAGCACTTTATTCAGCAACGGAAATATCAAGGTCACTTCGAAAGGGGTCTATCATAGTTCGTTGAAGGCGAAACGTGATATTACAATTAAAGGGGTCTGCCGAGGGGGCGAAATTATAGCAGAGAATCTGATCACCTTGCAGGAAACGGGTTCCGAAACGCCTGTCAAGACGGTCGTTAAAACGGGCAGGACCGGAAGGATTAAAATCGGTCTCGCCTATGCAGGGACCGAAATTCAAGTGGGACCTAGAAAGCATATATTCTCTAAAAATGGACATTCGATAGTTGCCCGCTTGAATGGAGAGGATGAACTGGTGTTATATTAA
- a CDS encoding IclR family transcriptional regulator domain-containing protein, translating to MVLLHSPVFSFYHGVRMQDAGFSISHGERTSDAGGVAAPIWDHGTEPATTIGIYFPMSRLDDDKKDPYFGLVKTYAHKISEERKRDGIKHPAHAFSLHP from the coding sequence ATGGTACTGCTTCACTCCCCTGTTTTTTCATTTTATCATGGAGTCAGGATGCAGGATGCAGGCTTTTCCATCAGTCATGGGGAACGGACGTCCGATGCCGGTGGGGTAGCAGCACCTATTTGGGATCATGGAACAGAACCTGCGACTACGATCGGAATCTATTTTCCGATGAGCCGGTTGGATGATGACAAAAAAGATCCATACTTCGGACTGGTCAAGACATACGCCCATAAGATTTCAGAGGAGCGAAAGCGGGACGGAATTAAACATCCCGCCCATGCTTTTTCGCTGCATCCATGA
- a CDS encoding Rqc2 family fibronectin-binding protein: MAFDGLFTKAMAGELQVLNNGRISKVHQPNTQEIVLLIRADGQNHKLLISIHPSYSRIQLTDEVISNPAEPPMFCMVLRKHLEGGMIRSIEQFGNDRIISFDIRAKNEIGDDINRKLVIEIMGRHSNLLLVDPDRDLIIDSMKHLPPSVNSYRTVLPGQPYIPAPSQDKADPFAVSQEEFLSSLPKFENARDIVGALAGFSPVTATELLHRLNAVAASEKYEVFTEFLESFTNQNGSPNISETGAKTVFSAVALTYADRTVAEFNTLGDLLDKVYFARAERERVKSQAADLERWLDNEIAKLTLKMKKLQKEQDAAGQLDKFQLFGELLTANSYAIQKGATEATVENYYEEGTTVTIPLDPRKSPIDNAQRYYARYTKAKTALVMIAEQLEKAKEDIDYFEMVKQQVLQASPEDIEEIREELAELGFMRARKLKKKAKPKKPAPEAYMSSTGIPISVGKNNKQNDHVTFKLAARDHLWLHTKDIPGSHVVVHTSEPDEQTIQEAAILAAYFSKARESSSVPVDFTQIRHVKKPSGAKPGFVIYFEQNTMFVTPDEDVVRRLKK, translated from the coding sequence ATGGCATTTGATGGTTTATTCACAAAAGCGATGGCCGGGGAACTGCAGGTGCTGAATAACGGCCGCATTTCCAAAGTCCACCAACCGAACACGCAAGAAATTGTCCTTCTCATCCGCGCCGATGGGCAGAATCATAAGCTCCTGATTTCGATCCACCCTTCCTATTCCCGTATCCAATTGACTGACGAAGTCATCTCCAATCCAGCCGAACCGCCGATGTTCTGCATGGTGTTGCGCAAACATCTGGAAGGCGGGATGATCCGCTCCATCGAACAATTCGGGAACGACCGTATCATCTCGTTTGATATCCGGGCGAAAAATGAAATCGGAGACGATATCAATCGGAAACTCGTCATCGAAATCATGGGGCGGCACAGCAATCTGCTGTTGGTCGATCCGGACCGCGATTTGATCATTGACAGTATGAAGCATCTGCCGCCATCCGTAAATAGCTACCGGACCGTATTGCCCGGGCAGCCTTACATCCCGGCGCCGTCCCAGGACAAGGCGGATCCGTTTGCTGTCTCACAGGAAGAATTCCTATCCTCGCTTCCGAAATTCGAAAACGCACGGGATATTGTCGGCGCTTTGGCCGGGTTCTCCCCCGTCACTGCGACAGAATTGCTTCACCGTCTGAATGCTGTTGCAGCCAGTGAAAAATATGAGGTGTTCACGGAATTTCTGGAATCGTTCACCAATCAAAACGGCTCGCCGAACATTTCGGAAACCGGAGCTAAAACAGTCTTTTCTGCCGTAGCACTCACCTATGCCGATCGGACCGTTGCGGAATTCAATACGCTCGGCGACTTGCTCGACAAAGTGTATTTCGCCCGGGCTGAAAGAGAACGGGTGAAGTCACAGGCCGCCGATCTGGAACGCTGGCTCGATAATGAAATCGCGAAATTGACACTGAAGATGAAAAAGCTTCAGAAAGAACAAGATGCAGCGGGCCAACTAGACAAATTCCAGCTATTCGGCGAACTGTTGACAGCCAATAGCTACGCCATCCAAAAAGGTGCGACGGAAGCGACAGTCGAAAATTACTACGAGGAAGGGACGACGGTCACCATTCCGCTCGACCCGCGAAAATCACCGATCGACAATGCCCAACGCTATTACGCACGCTATACGAAAGCGAAGACAGCATTGGTCATGATTGCCGAGCAATTGGAAAAAGCGAAGGAAGACATCGATTACTTCGAAATGGTCAAACAGCAAGTATTGCAAGCATCCCCAGAAGATATCGAAGAAATACGTGAAGAGCTCGCGGAACTTGGATTCATGCGGGCCCGCAAGTTGAAAAAGAAGGCTAAACCGAAAAAACCTGCCCCGGAAGCCTATATGTCTTCAACCGGTATCCCGATTTCCGTCGGGAAGAACAATAAGCAAAATGATCATGTGACATTCAAATTGGCTGCACGGGACCATCTCTGGCTCCATACGAAGGATATCCCCGGATCCCATGTTGTCGTCCATACTAGCGAACCGGATGAACAGACGATCCAGGAAGCCGCGATATTAGCCGCCTATTTCAGCAAAGCCCGGGAATCCTCCTCGGTGCCCGTCGACTTTACACAGATCCGGCACGTCAAAAAGCCGAGCGGGGCGAAGCCGGGATTTGTCATTTATTTCGAACAAAATACGATGTTTGTGACGCCTGACGAGGATGTCGTGCGAAGGTTGAAGAAGTGA
- the gmk gene encoding guanylate kinase: protein MYKKRGLLIVLSGPSGVGKGTVRKELFTQPDTNYEYSISMTTRSPREGEVDGVDYFFKSRDEFEKLIEEGKLLEYAEYVGNYYGTPLDYVNETLDAGRDVFLEIEVIGAAQVRSKVPDGLFIFLAPPSLSELETRLIGRGTEESDVIASRVAKAREELEMMNLYDYVVENDEVSKACDRINAIVIAEHCRRERVEKRYLHMLEVEKQC from the coding sequence ATGTATAAAAAACGAGGGCTGTTAATTGTCCTATCGGGACCTTCCGGCGTTGGTAAAGGGACGGTCCGGAAAGAGCTTTTTACACAACCTGATACGAACTACGAATACTCCATCTCGATGACGACAAGGAGCCCCCGTGAAGGCGAAGTGGACGGCGTCGATTATTTCTTTAAATCACGTGATGAATTCGAGAAATTGATCGAAGAAGGAAAGCTGCTGGAGTATGCCGAATATGTCGGGAATTATTACGGCACCCCGCTCGACTATGTCAATGAAACACTCGATGCCGGAAGGGATGTCTTTTTGGAGATCGAAGTGATCGGGGCTGCCCAAGTACGCTCCAAAGTGCCGGATGGTCTATTCATCTTCCTGGCGCCGCCAAGCCTGTCCGAGCTCGAGACGCGTCTGATCGGCAGAGGGACCGAAGAGTCGGATGTCATCGCGTCCCGTGTTGCGAAAGCTCGGGAAGAACTCGAAATGATGAATCTATACGATTATGTCGTGGAAAATGACGAAGTGTCGAAAGCGTGCGATCGCATCAATGCCATTGTCATCGCGGAGCATTGCCGCCGGGAACGCGTAGAGAAACGTTATTTACATATGTTGGAGGTTGAAAAGCAATGTTAA
- the rpoZ gene encoding DNA-directed RNA polymerase subunit omega, with amino-acid sequence MLNPSVDSLKGKIDSKYTLVTLAAKRAREMQEEGNKLLHSYQSKKNVGKALEEVAAGVLKKQKQDDSIVYEDEI; translated from the coding sequence ATGTTAAATCCATCGGTCGATTCTTTGAAAGGTAAAATCGATTCCAAGTATACGCTCGTCACGCTCGCAGCGAAGCGCGCGCGTGAAATGCAGGAGGAAGGAAACAAACTGCTGCATTCGTACCAATCCAAAAAGAACGTGGGCAAGGCGTTGGAGGAAGTGGCTGCGGGCGTTTTGAAAAAACAGAAGCAGGATGATTCCATCGTCTACGAAGACGAAATTTGA
- the coaBC gene encoding bifunctional phosphopantothenoylcysteine decarboxylase/phosphopantothenate--cysteine ligase CoaBC, whose amino-acid sequence MLDNKKILLCVTGGIAVYKAVALVSKLSQAGADVRVMMTGSAMEFVTPLSFQAMSRNDVYFDTFDEKDSRVIAHIDLADWADLVIVAPATANVIGKLAHGIADNMVTTTLLATTAEVWIAPAMNVHMYENKAVVRNIARLHEDGYRFIEPSEGFLACGYVGKGRLEEPEKIVALVEERFQSKRAPLPLSGKKVVITAGPTRERIDPVRYVSNFSTGKMGYAMAEAAAALGADTVLISGPVGLPKPTGVRVIDIESAAEMFKAVKSEYDDAYMVIKSAAVADYRPKEIHPQKMKKQSGDSNIELERTVDILKTLGEMKTDQLLVGFAAETQRAVEYGKGKLESKNLDYIIVNDVTDPDAGFGKDTNVVTLLSKNGLHQPFQAMPKKELATLLLETIIREESETIHDR is encoded by the coding sequence ATGCTGGATAATAAAAAAATTCTTCTATGTGTGACGGGGGGGATCGCTGTCTACAAGGCGGTGGCGCTCGTCAGCAAACTGTCACAGGCAGGAGCGGATGTGAGAGTGATGATGACCGGATCCGCAATGGAATTTGTGACGCCGCTTTCATTCCAGGCGATGTCCCGCAATGATGTTTATTTCGATACGTTTGATGAAAAGGATTCCCGGGTGATTGCCCATATCGATCTTGCGGATTGGGCTGATCTAGTCATCGTTGCACCCGCTACAGCCAACGTCATCGGAAAGCTCGCACACGGCATAGCGGATAATATGGTGACGACGACCTTGCTAGCGACGACCGCGGAAGTGTGGATCGCACCCGCGATGAATGTCCATATGTATGAAAATAAAGCAGTCGTCCGAAATATCGCCCGTCTTCATGAGGACGGATATCGGTTCATCGAGCCGTCGGAAGGATTCCTTGCTTGCGGTTACGTCGGAAAAGGCCGCTTGGAAGAGCCTGAGAAAATCGTTGCTCTCGTCGAGGAGAGATTCCAATCGAAGCGCGCCCCCCTTCCGCTTTCCGGTAAAAAGGTCGTCATCACAGCCGGGCCGACCCGGGAACGGATCGATCCGGTCCGCTACGTATCCAACTTCTCCACCGGCAAGATGGGCTATGCGATGGCGGAAGCGGCGGCCGCACTCGGGGCCGATACGGTACTCATTTCCGGCCCGGTCGGTTTGCCGAAACCCACGGGAGTGCGGGTGATTGACATCGAGAGCGCCGCGGAAATGTTCAAAGCGGTGAAATCGGAATACGATGACGCTTATATGGTCATCAAATCGGCAGCCGTTGCGGATTATCGTCCGAAAGAAATCCACCCTCAGAAAATGAAAAAGCAATCGGGCGATTCGAATATCGAGTTGGAACGAACAGTCGATATTTTAAAAACGCTCGGTGAAATGAAAACGGATCAGCTGTTGGTCGGCTTTGCGGCAGAAACCCAGCGAGCGGTGGAGTATGGGAAAGGAAAACTGGAAAGCAAGAACTTGGATTATATCATCGTCAACGATGTGACGGATCCTGATGCCGGATTCGGAAAAGATACGAACGTCGTCACTCTCCTCTCCAAGAACGGTTTGCATCAGCCATTCCAGGCGATGCCGAAAAAAGAACTGGCTACATTGTTACTTGAAACGATCATACGCGAAGAAAGTGAAACGATCCATGATCGCTGA